In Leptodesmis sichuanensis A121, the following are encoded in one genomic region:
- the murB gene encoding UDP-N-acetylmuramate dehydrogenase, with the protein MSPETETVVPLPTRRLSHAANRQIHLANTDCVIKAGVPLATLTSFRVGGPAEWYVAPRTLDELQASFAWAKAEGLLITLLGAGSNLLISDRGLPGLVIGTRRLRHTGFDLTTGQVTVGAGEPLPRLAWHAAEQGCRGLEWAVGIPGTVGGAVVMNAGAHGGCVAESLVNAHVLLPNGSVKILTPEEMGYAYRTSILQGKDWLVTQATFQLKPGFSPDQVTADTASHLDQRRTTQPYHMPSCGSVFRNPGEYKAGWLIEQTGLKGYQIGGAQVAQRHANFILNCGSATASDIFQLIRHVQREVQERWRLRLEPEVKILGEFQPI; encoded by the coding sequence ATGTCTCCTGAGACAGAAACCGTGGTTCCTCTACCCACTCGTCGTCTGTCCCACGCGGCTAATCGCCAGATTCACCTTGCTAACACAGATTGTGTGATTAAAGCAGGAGTTCCCTTAGCGACACTGACTTCCTTTCGAGTTGGTGGCCCTGCCGAGTGGTACGTTGCCCCTCGCACCTTAGATGAACTTCAGGCTAGCTTCGCCTGGGCTAAGGCTGAAGGACTGCTGATTACTTTATTGGGGGCGGGGTCGAATTTATTGATTAGCGATCGTGGTCTTCCTGGCCTGGTTATTGGTACGCGCCGCCTGCGCCATACCGGATTTGACCTGACAACAGGCCAGGTCACTGTGGGAGCTGGTGAACCTCTACCCCGATTAGCCTGGCACGCCGCCGAGCAGGGGTGCCGGGGATTAGAGTGGGCCGTTGGCATTCCAGGCACGGTTGGGGGAGCCGTTGTGATGAATGCGGGTGCCCACGGTGGCTGCGTTGCTGAATCTCTGGTGAATGCTCATGTCCTCTTGCCAAATGGCAGTGTCAAAATCTTGACTCCTGAGGAAATGGGATATGCCTATCGCACTTCCATTCTGCAAGGTAAGGATTGGTTAGTGACCCAGGCCACGTTTCAGCTAAAACCGGGATTTAGTCCGGATCAGGTTACAGCCGATACCGCCAGTCATCTTGATCAGCGCCGTACCACTCAGCCTTACCATATGCCGAGTTGTGGCAGCGTTTTCCGGAATCCCGGCGAGTACAAAGCGGGCTGGCTGATTGAGCAAACTGGCTTAAAGGGCTACCAAATTGGTGGTGCCCAGGTGGCCCAGCGTCATGCCAACTTCATCCTGAATTGTGGTTCTGCAACAGCCAGTGATATTTTTCAACTGATTCGGCACGTTCAAAGAGAAGTGCAAGAGCGTTGGCGGTTGCGTCTGGAGCCAGAAGTTAAAATTTTGGGAGAGTTTCAGCCAATCTGA
- a CDS encoding type I glyceraldehyde-3-phosphate dehydrogenase, with translation MIRVAINGFGRIGRNFARCWLGRTNSQIELVAINDTSDPRTNAHLLRYDSMLGRLSDDVQISADDNSITINGKVVKCTSDRNPENLPWKEWEIDLIIESTGVFTSKEGATKHINAGAKKVLITAPGKNDDGTFVVGVNEKDYDHTKHHIISNASCTTNCLAPIAKVLNDNFGIIKGTMTTTHSYTGDQRLLDASHRDLRRARAAAMNIVPTSTGAAKAVALVLPELAGKLNGIALRVPTPNVSVVDLVVQVEKSTIAEQVNEVLKAASEGEMKGIIKYCDLPLVSSDHAGTYESSIVDAALTMVMGGDMVKVVAWYDNEWGYSQRVVDLAEVVAQKWVA, from the coding sequence GTGATTAGAGTAGCGATTAACGGCTTCGGGCGCATTGGGCGTAACTTCGCGCGTTGCTGGCTGGGCAGAACAAATAGTCAAATAGAATTAGTTGCTATTAATGACACCTCCGACCCCAGAACCAATGCCCACCTATTGAGATATGACTCAATGTTGGGTAGGTTGTCAGACGACGTACAGATCAGCGCTGATGATAATAGCATCACCATTAACGGCAAAGTTGTTAAGTGTACGTCCGATCGCAATCCCGAAAACCTCCCCTGGAAAGAGTGGGAAATCGACCTAATCATTGAATCAACTGGGGTTTTCACCAGCAAGGAGGGGGCCACCAAGCACATCAATGCTGGGGCCAAAAAGGTGCTGATCACGGCTCCCGGTAAAAATGATGACGGGACATTTGTGGTCGGTGTGAATGAGAAAGATTACGACCACACCAAGCACCATATCATCAGCAATGCTAGCTGTACTACGAACTGCCTCGCGCCCATTGCCAAAGTACTGAATGACAACTTCGGCATCATCAAGGGCACTATGACCACCACTCACAGCTACACTGGAGACCAACGCCTCCTGGATGCCAGCCACCGGGATTTGCGTCGTGCCCGTGCTGCCGCAATGAATATTGTCCCCACCTCTACTGGAGCGGCTAAGGCCGTAGCGCTGGTACTCCCCGAACTGGCCGGAAAACTGAACGGGATTGCGCTGCGGGTGCCCACTCCCAACGTCTCTGTCGTGGATTTGGTGGTTCAGGTGGAAAAGAGCACGATCGCAGAACAGGTTAATGAAGTTCTGAAAGCTGCTTCCGAAGGCGAGATGAAAGGAATTATCAAATACTGTGATCTGCCGCTGGTTTCCAGTGACCATGCGGGTACCTATGAATCCTCCATCGTTGATGCCGCTCTAACGATGGTGATGGGTGGAGACATGGTCAAGGTTGTGGCCTGGTATGACAATGAATGGGGCTACAGTCAGCGGGTTGTTGATCTGGCTGAAGTTGTGGCTCAAAAGTGGGTCGCTTAA
- a CDS encoding glycosyltransferase — protein MRLLMLQYAGDYREAVQRFARGGSENYYAQKYTVNGVAELAQHLEEVSVVCCLSDEPYNEVLENGVRAIGGGFHDYVDENKVIQLIAQQNPTHLVMSTPMRRVLRWAIKNRINVLMMLAESIVVQGWRDRWHSFRLSQLLNHPQVEWVGSYGMTSSKLLQRLGVNPDKIIPWDLLIASTPGSYSAKTIAHPSEAWQLIYVGALAESKGVGDILRAVAILRQNNFPVKLQIVGKDGEGTFAKLAQELELAEIVEFLGMIPNSEVVPRMRDADVVLVTSRHEYTEGFPLTIHHALCSRTPIIASDHPMFCEHLKHEVNSVMYPAGNPAALASAIVQLFSNPALYEKLSQESYNTWYQLRVPVKWYEIIHRWVFPSDANHQWLYEHRLAAGKQ, from the coding sequence ATGCGACTATTGATGCTGCAATATGCGGGAGATTATCGTGAAGCTGTTCAACGCTTTGCCAGAGGTGGAAGCGAGAATTACTATGCTCAGAAATATACTGTGAACGGTGTTGCCGAACTGGCCCAGCACCTGGAAGAGGTTTCAGTGGTTTGCTGTCTGAGCGACGAGCCTTATAACGAGGTGTTAGAAAATGGCGTTCGAGCGATCGGGGGTGGATTTCATGATTATGTTGATGAAAATAAAGTCATTCAACTGATTGCTCAGCAAAACCCAACCCACCTTGTCATGAGTACCCCCATGCGTAGAGTATTACGGTGGGCCATTAAGAACCGGATTAACGTATTGATGATGCTGGCTGAGTCAATTGTGGTGCAAGGGTGGCGCGATCGCTGGCACAGTTTCAGGCTCTCCCAACTTCTCAATCATCCACAGGTGGAATGGGTGGGGAGCTACGGCATGACATCCTCCAAATTACTTCAGCGCTTGGGCGTAAACCCCGACAAAATTATCCCCTGGGATCTTCTCATTGCGTCTACGCCAGGTTCCTACTCTGCCAAAACGATCGCCCATCCATCAGAAGCGTGGCAATTGATTTATGTGGGAGCCTTAGCTGAATCTAAAGGAGTCGGGGATATCCTAAGAGCCGTAGCTATCCTCCGTCAAAATAATTTTCCTGTCAAGTTGCAAATTGTTGGCAAAGATGGTGAAGGTACGTTTGCAAAACTGGCCCAGGAACTTGAACTTGCAGAGATTGTTGAGTTTTTGGGGATGATTCCAAACAGTGAGGTTGTCCCCCGAATGCGAGATGCTGATGTAGTATTGGTAACCAGTCGGCATGAATATACGGAAGGATTTCCCCTGACAATTCACCATGCGCTGTGTTCACGGACTCCCATCATTGCCTCAGATCACCCTATGTTCTGTGAACATCTCAAACATGAGGTAAATTCAGTGATGTATCCGGCTGGTAACCCTGCCGCCTTAGCTTCTGCAATTGTGCAGCTTTTTAGTAATCCCGCACTTTACGAAAAATTATCGCAAGAATCTTACAATACCTGGTATCAGTTGCGGGTTCCGGTGAAATGGTACGAGATAATTCATCGCTGGGTGTTCCCATCCGATGCCAATCATCAATGGCTCTACGAACACCGCTTAGCGGCTGGTAAGCAGTAG
- a CDS encoding low molecular weight protein-tyrosine-phosphatase, translating to MPYKLLFVCLGNICRSPAAENMMNHLLEQAGLTGQVICDSAGTSSYHIGEPPDRRMTAAAYQRGLKMQGCARQFTKADFAEFDLILAMDRDNYADICALDPAGTYRRQVFLMCDFCTHHTVQDVPDPYYGGPNGFNQVLDILTDACQGLLKYLVQQLPVKH from the coding sequence ATGCCTTACAAATTATTATTTGTTTGTCTGGGAAATATTTGTCGCTCTCCAGCAGCCGAGAATATGATGAATCATCTCTTGGAGCAAGCTGGTCTTACAGGCCAGGTGATTTGTGATTCTGCTGGCACTTCTAGTTATCACATTGGAGAACCGCCCGATCGCCGCATGACGGCGGCGGCTTATCAGCGTGGACTGAAGATGCAGGGCTGTGCCCGTCAGTTTACTAAAGCCGATTTTGCCGAGTTTGATCTGATTCTGGCGATGGATCGGGACAATTATGCTGATATTTGTGCCCTCGATCCTGCAGGAACTTATCGCCGTCAAGTGTTTTTGATGTGCGATTTTTGCACTCACCACACTGTTCAGGATGTGCCCGATCCCTATTACGGTGGGCCAAATGGATTCAATCAAGTCCTGGATATTCTGACTGATGCCTGCCAGGGATTGTTGAAGTACTTGGTTCAACAATTGCCAGTGAAACATTAG
- a CDS encoding YbaB/EbfC family nucleoid-associated protein, with translation MSQGQGFGFGLGKMKELAEAFKKAQQVQEGAKRLQEELEVMEIEGEAQGGLVKVVLSGNQEPLRVTISPDVLEQGAEIVSDLVTVAMKDAYNKSTATMRERMEELTGGLNLPGM, from the coding sequence ATGTCACAAGGACAGGGATTTGGCTTCGGTCTTGGCAAAATGAAAGAGCTTGCCGAAGCATTCAAAAAAGCTCAACAGGTTCAAGAAGGCGCCAAACGGCTTCAAGAAGAACTCGAAGTCATGGAAATTGAAGGTGAGGCCCAGGGAGGACTGGTGAAGGTCGTTCTCAGTGGTAACCAGGAACCTCTGCGAGTTACTATCTCACCCGATGTTTTAGAGCAAGGAGCGGAAATCGTTTCTGATCTGGTTACAGTCGCCATGAAAGATGCTTATAACAAGTCCACGGCCACGATGCGGGAGCGGATGGAAGAACTGACTGGGGGCCTAAACCTGCCAGGAATGTAA
- the rffA gene encoding dTDP-4-amino-4,6-dideoxygalactose transaminase, whose translation MLHGTIPFSRLNTTGKELQYLSQAIESGNIAGDGAFTKRCQNWLKDYLGCQKVLLTNSCTAALEMAAILADIQPGDEVIMPSYTFVSTANAVVLRGGVPVFVDIRPDTLNLDEAKVEAAITSKTKAISPVHYAGVGCEMDAIVGIAKQYGLTVVEDAAQGAFAQYKGQPLGTFGNLAAFSFHATKNIVAGEGGALVINDPELVERAEIIWEKGTNRSKFFRGEVDKYTWVDVGSSFLPSELTAAFLYAQLEQSEAITQQRLRLWARYHLAFASLEFEQIAQRPKIPANCQHNAHIYYLLVDSLATRTHVLKYLKDNGVTATFHYVPLHSAPAGQKFGRTSGEMTVTDDFSDRIVRLPMSANMTLSEVDRVISLVFEALDVQVTVGNTTHQDYRQRQPVFRAASGVVA comes from the coding sequence ATGCTTCACGGTACTATCCCCTTCTCAAGACTAAACACGACTGGTAAAGAACTGCAATATTTGAGCCAAGCGATCGAAAGCGGCAACATTGCCGGAGATGGAGCCTTTACCAAGCGTTGCCAAAACTGGTTGAAAGACTACCTGGGCTGCCAAAAGGTTCTATTAACTAATTCGTGTACTGCCGCGTTAGAAATGGCGGCGATCCTGGCCGATATTCAGCCCGGTGATGAAGTCATCATGCCGTCTTATACCTTCGTTTCAACGGCTAATGCGGTTGTTTTACGGGGTGGCGTTCCCGTTTTTGTGGACATTCGCCCAGATACGCTGAACCTGGATGAGGCGAAGGTGGAAGCCGCGATCACGTCTAAAACAAAAGCGATCTCACCCGTGCATTATGCTGGGGTCGGTTGTGAGATGGATGCGATCGTCGGGATCGCCAAGCAATACGGTCTGACTGTAGTTGAAGATGCTGCCCAGGGAGCGTTTGCCCAATACAAGGGACAGCCGCTTGGTACATTTGGTAACCTGGCCGCCTTCAGTTTCCATGCCACTAAAAATATTGTGGCCGGGGAAGGAGGCGCTTTGGTGATTAATGATCCTGAACTGGTAGAGCGGGCGGAAATCATTTGGGAAAAGGGAACCAACCGCAGCAAGTTTTTCCGGGGCGAGGTTGATAAGTATACCTGGGTAGATGTGGGGTCATCCTTTTTACCCAGTGAACTGACGGCGGCGTTCTTATATGCCCAGCTTGAACAAAGCGAGGCAATTACTCAGCAGCGATTAAGGCTGTGGGCACGCTATCACTTAGCCTTCGCCAGCTTAGAGTTTGAACAAATTGCGCAACGGCCCAAAATCCCGGCCAACTGTCAGCATAATGCTCACATCTACTACTTATTAGTAGATAGTTTGGCAACCCGCACCCATGTTCTGAAATACCTTAAGGACAATGGTGTCACCGCGACGTTCCACTATGTTCCTTTGCACAGTGCTCCCGCTGGCCAGAAATTTGGTCGGACATCAGGTGAAATGACGGTTACTGATGACTTCAGCGATCGCATTGTGCGCCTGCCCATGTCTGCCAATATGACTCTCAGTGAAGTCGATCGCGTGATCTCTCTAGTATTTGAAGCGTTGGATGTTCAAGTCACTGTGGGAAACACGACCCATCAGGATTACCGGCAACGGCAGCCGGTATTTAGAGCGGCTAGCGGCGTTGTAGCTTAA
- a CDS encoding response regulator transcription factor: MPLTILVADDDLGTRLSISDYLEQAGYTVVMAANGLEALKLVEEYQPHLIVTDVTMPQLDGYELVRRVRQKPALRLLPVVFLTARTETHERIQGYKVGGDVYLPKPFELQELGVIVRNLLERLQMIELEWRSRNLPVSGESPVAQDVHTTVQPTSPALKLTEREQEVLTLLAEGLSNVQIGDRLHLSPRTVEKYVSSLLNKTDTNNRAELVRFAVDHHLV, from the coding sequence ATGCCTTTGACAATCCTTGTAGCTGATGATGATTTGGGAACGCGATTATCGATCAGCGATTATCTTGAACAAGCTGGCTATACGGTAGTGATGGCAGCAAATGGGTTGGAAGCCTTGAAACTGGTTGAAGAATACCAACCCCACTTAATTGTTACCGATGTTACGATGCCCCAGTTGGACGGCTATGAGTTAGTACGACGGGTACGGCAAAAGCCTGCTTTACGACTACTGCCCGTTGTATTTCTGACGGCCCGGACTGAAACTCATGAACGAATTCAGGGATATAAGGTCGGTGGCGATGTGTATCTACCAAAGCCTTTTGAATTGCAGGAATTAGGGGTGATTGTGCGTAACCTGCTAGAACGGTTACAGATGATTGAACTGGAGTGGCGATCGCGCAATCTGCCCGTCTCAGGTGAATCCCCCGTAGCCCAAGATGTCCATACTACCGTTCAACCCACCTCGCCAGCCCTCAAATTGACAGAACGAGAGCAAGAAGTCTTAACGCTGCTGGCAGAAGGGCTGTCAAATGTGCAAATTGGCGATCGTCTGCATCTCAGTCCTCGCACCGTGGAGAAGTACGTCAGCAGCCTGCTCAACAAAACTGATACCAATAACCGGGCAGAATTGGTAAGATTTGCCGTCGATCACCACTTAGTCTAA
- the murC gene encoding UDP-N-acetylmuramate--L-alanine ligase: protein MLSSVDFSGRSFHFIGVGGIGMSALAYVLAKRNLPVSGSDLRLSHITQRLQENGVHIFWSQDPSNLEYFRSSKNSVVDLPQVICSTAIHSDNLEYQAASDLGCPIFHRSDVLAGLMQAYQGIAVAGTHGKTTTSSLVGYLLLQGGLDPTIVVGGEVNAWYGNARVGQGSHLVAEADESDGSLTKLAAEIGIVTNIELDHTDHYRSLDQVIDTFQTFEKNCRTLIACYDCPTVREHLHPTITYSLNANSGATYTVDCVSYRGDGTTARVWERGAILGRLNLKLLGQHNLSNALAAVAVGRLLGLDFLTIARSLATFEGARRRMERRGEYNGILFLDDYAHHPSEIQATLAAARLQIQDSPISSRKRLVAIFQPHRYSRVQAFLSEFSRSFGNADVVIVSDIYSAGETKPEGFTGEVVASLIAAHHDKVIYRPSLPSISQLLTELLVPGDIALFLGAGNLNQIISEVMAFHQTVEQELSQEWCNHA, encoded by the coding sequence ATGCTGAGTTCTGTTGACTTCAGCGGCAGGTCGTTTCATTTCATTGGTGTGGGCGGCATTGGTATGTCTGCTTTAGCCTATGTCCTGGCGAAGCGGAATCTTCCTGTCTCTGGGTCGGATCTTCGCCTTAGCCATATTACCCAACGATTGCAAGAGAATGGGGTACATATTTTCTGGAGTCAGGATCCCAGTAACTTAGAGTATTTTCGATCTTCAAAGAACTCGGTCGTGGATCTGCCGCAAGTGATTTGCTCAACGGCAATTCACTCAGACAACTTAGAATATCAAGCCGCTAGCGACCTGGGCTGTCCTATTTTCCATCGTTCCGATGTGTTGGCAGGTCTAATGCAAGCCTATCAGGGAATTGCGGTTGCGGGTACGCATGGTAAAACAACGACGAGTAGTTTAGTTGGCTACTTGCTGCTGCAAGGCGGACTGGATCCAACCATTGTTGTAGGTGGTGAAGTCAATGCATGGTATGGCAATGCGCGGGTCGGTCAGGGATCTCATTTGGTAGCTGAAGCGGACGAGTCTGATGGATCTTTAACAAAGCTTGCGGCTGAAATTGGCATTGTCACCAATATTGAACTGGATCACACCGATCACTACAGAAGCCTGGATCAGGTCATCGATACCTTTCAGACGTTTGAAAAAAATTGCCGAACCCTGATTGCCTGCTATGACTGTCCCACGGTTCGGGAACACTTGCATCCCACCATTACTTATAGTCTGAATGCCAATTCAGGAGCTACCTACACCGTAGATTGTGTATCCTACCGGGGCGATGGTACGACAGCCAGGGTTTGGGAGCGAGGGGCAATTCTGGGACGATTAAATTTGAAGTTGCTCGGTCAACACAATCTCAGTAATGCCTTGGCGGCTGTAGCGGTTGGCCGTTTGCTGGGGTTAGATTTTCTGACCATTGCCCGATCGCTGGCTACCTTTGAAGGCGCACGTCGCCGCATGGAACGTCGGGGTGAATACAATGGCATCCTGTTCCTGGATGATTACGCGCATCACCCTAGCGAGATTCAGGCAACGCTGGCTGCGGCCCGGTTACAAATTCAAGATTCCCCAATTTCCTCTCGTAAGCGGTTGGTTGCCATCTTCCAACCTCATCGGTATAGCCGAGTTCAGGCTTTTCTATCGGAGTTTTCGCGATCGTTTGGGAATGCTGATGTAGTAATTGTCAGCGACATCTACAGCGCTGGGGAAACCAAGCCTGAAGGTTTTACAGGCGAAGTGGTTGCCAGCCTGATTGCAGCACATCACGACAAGGTAATCTACCGACCATCACTACCATCCATCAGCCAGTTGTTGACAGAGCTGTTGGTTCCCGGAGATATCGCATTGTTTCTGGGAGCAGGTAACCTCAATCAAATTATTTCAGAAGTGATGGCTTTTCATCAGACTGTGGAGCAAGAGTTATCTCAAGAGTGGTGTAATCACGCTTAG
- a CDS encoding glycosyltransferase family 4 protein, which yields MMPNSHKRADRHRILILADDCNPEWHSLPALVYNYICKVSDYADVVVATQIRNKPNIEAVGMGNAEVVYLDTENIAAPLAKLSYFLSGDANAAMTLKVALGYPSYLAFEWAVWQRFRKEIQSGQFDIIHRVSPMSPTIPSPIARWSPVPFVIGPLLGGLPWPQQFKQQMQREREWMNHVREAHRWLPFYRATYARAAAILAAYDHTIADLPASARDRIINFSEGGVDPDLFPLPERQIKDKMTVLFVGRLVPFKMPEVVLRSFAASPILRQHRLVMVGDGPERPRLDRIVEEEGLSECVEFTGSIPQSEVGRLMRESEIFAFPSIREQGGGVLTLAMMSGMACVAVNYGGPATRVAPGCGVKVPLGDVDHLVRSYTQELEALVQNPQRVIELGKAGRRFTESYYAWERKAQKTLEIYNWVLGHQTEKPDFWAVTDGSDRERHKSPALLPG from the coding sequence ATGATGCCAAATTCTCATAAACGTGCTGACCGGCACCGAATCTTAATCCTGGCAGATGATTGCAATCCGGAATGGCACTCTTTACCGGCCCTGGTCTACAACTACATCTGTAAAGTCTCAGACTATGCGGATGTGGTAGTAGCCACTCAGATCCGCAACAAACCCAACATTGAAGCGGTTGGTATGGGAAATGCGGAAGTCGTTTATCTGGATACAGAAAATATTGCTGCTCCATTGGCTAAACTGTCCTATTTTCTGAGCGGAGATGCCAATGCGGCAATGACCTTAAAGGTTGCACTGGGCTATCCCAGCTACCTGGCCTTTGAATGGGCTGTCTGGCAGCGATTCCGCAAAGAAATACAAAGTGGGCAATTCGACATCATTCATCGGGTTAGTCCCATGTCCCCCACCATTCCCAGTCCGATCGCCCGTTGGAGTCCGGTGCCTTTTGTGATTGGCCCCTTGTTGGGTGGGTTGCCCTGGCCGCAACAGTTTAAGCAACAAATGCAGCGGGAACGGGAATGGATGAATCATGTTCGTGAGGCCCACCGCTGGCTGCCGTTCTATCGGGCGACCTATGCTCGCGCCGCTGCGATTTTGGCCGCTTATGACCATACGATCGCCGATTTACCAGCCTCAGCCCGCGATCGCATCATCAACTTTTCAGAGGGTGGGGTAGATCCCGATCTGTTTCCCCTCCCAGAACGCCAGATCAAGGACAAAATGACCGTTCTATTTGTCGGTCGGCTGGTTCCCTTCAAGATGCCAGAGGTGGTGCTGCGGAGCTTTGCCGCCAGCCCCATTCTGCGCCAACATCGCCTGGTGATGGTGGGGGATGGGCCAGAACGTCCCCGCCTCGATCGCATTGTTGAAGAGGAAGGGCTGTCAGAGTGCGTCGAGTTCACCGGATCGATTCCTCAAAGTGAAGTTGGACGGTTAATGCGCGAGTCAGAAATCTTTGCGTTTCCGTCGATTCGCGAACAGGGAGGCGGTGTTCTCACCCTGGCCATGATGTCTGGGATGGCTTGTGTCGCTGTGAACTACGGTGGCCCTGCGACTCGCGTTGCTCCAGGCTGCGGAGTCAAAGTTCCCTTAGGAGATGTCGATCATTTGGTCAGGTCTTATACCCAGGAACTGGAAGCTCTCGTACAGAATCCGCAACGGGTGATTGAGTTGGGCAAGGCTGGCCGCCGCTTTACCGAAAGCTATTATGCTTGGGAGAGAAAAGCGCAAAAGACCCTGGAAATTTACAACTGGGTACTGGGCCATCAGACAGAGAAGCCTGATTTTTGGGCTGTAACTGATGGCAGCGATCGAGAGCGGCATAAGTCTCCCGCGCTATTGCCGGGATAG
- a CDS encoding aminotransferase class I/II-fold pyridoxal phosphate-dependent enzyme → MLKTTQSTKLAIFGAAPAFTQKLHVGRPNIGDRDQLMERINDVLDRKWFSNNGKYVQEFEKRLAEFTGAKHCIAMCNGTIALEIVIRALGLTGEVIVPSFTFVATAHALQWQEITPVFCDIDPETHTLDPAQVERLITPRTSGIMGVHVWGRPCQIDELTELAQRRNLKLAFDASHAVGCSYKGRMLGNFGEAEVFSFHATKFLNAFEGGAVVTNNDELAAKIRLMKNFGFGPGYDNVIYVGTNGKMNEMSAAMGITGLESVDDFIATNYRNYKQYQAELRDVPGVRLVTYNEAEKNNYQYIILEIDEWEAGINRNELVKVLHAENVLARRYFYPGCHKMEPYRSYFPNAHLLLPETEKLTEKVMSLPTGTGVTPEDISKICGIIRLAIQDSDRVRRALQDELLATVPTDKQLAAEITVR, encoded by the coding sequence ATGCTTAAGACAACTCAATCCACTAAACTCGCCATATTTGGTGCTGCACCTGCTTTTACTCAAAAGCTGCACGTTGGCCGTCCTAATATTGGCGATCGCGATCAATTAATGGAGCGCATTAATGATGTGCTCGATCGCAAATGGTTTTCCAACAACGGCAAATACGTTCAGGAATTTGAAAAACGGTTGGCAGAGTTTACCGGAGCCAAGCATTGTATTGCCATGTGTAATGGCACTATTGCCCTGGAAATTGTCATTCGCGCCTTGGGCTTGACCGGAGAAGTGATCGTTCCCTCCTTCACCTTCGTTGCTACCGCTCATGCCCTGCAATGGCAAGAAATTACTCCCGTTTTTTGCGACATTGATCCTGAAACCCATACCCTGGATCCAGCCCAGGTTGAGCGTTTGATTACCCCTCGCACCAGTGGCATTATGGGAGTTCACGTTTGGGGACGTCCCTGCCAAATCGATGAGCTGACCGAACTGGCTCAACGCCGCAACCTGAAACTGGCGTTTGATGCCTCCCATGCCGTGGGCTGTTCCTATAAAGGTCGGATGTTGGGCAATTTTGGTGAAGCTGAGGTGTTTAGCTTCCATGCCACCAAGTTCCTCAATGCCTTTGAAGGAGGTGCGGTGGTTACCAACAACGATGAACTGGCCGCTAAAATTCGCTTGATGAAAAACTTTGGCTTTGGGCCTGGATACGACAACGTGATTTATGTCGGTACCAATGGCAAGATGAACGAAATGTCAGCGGCGATGGGTATCACTGGCCTGGAAAGCGTGGATGACTTTATTGCCACCAACTACCGCAACTATAAACAGTATCAAGCTGAATTGCGGGATGTGCCCGGAGTGCGGCTCGTTACTTACAATGAAGCTGAAAAGAACAACTACCAGTACATCATTCTGGAAATCGATGAGTGGGAAGCTGGGATTAACCGCAACGAGTTAGTCAAGGTCTTGCATGCAGAAAACGTACTGGCTCGGCGTTACTTCTACCCCGGTTGCCACAAAATGGAGCCGTATCGCTCCTATTTCCCTAATGCTCATCTGCTGCTTCCTGAAACCGAAAAGTTGACGGAAAAGGTGATGTCTCTCCCAACAGGAACAGGAGTAACTCCAGAAGATATCAGCAAAATTTGTGGAATTATTCGATTAGCGATTCAGGACAGCGATCGAGTCCGACGAGCTTTACAAGATGAACTGCTGGCCACGGTGCCTACCGATAAGCAATTAGCAGCCGAGATCACCGTCCGGTAG
- the nadD gene encoding nicotinate (nicotinamide) nucleotide adenylyltransferase encodes MPLQKIGIFGGAFNPVHWGHLVVAETALSQFELDQVLWVTTYHPSHKQISNLLEFKHRLTMVQRAIADHPNFTTPAIASKPEEPSYAISTLLELQPLYPLTEWYWIIGIDAFQKLPRWRSSEKVATQCTWLVAPRNHLDAVTVCQQVATQLSAHAWPFRWQLLSMPQIEVSSSLIRHYCQIGRSLRYLVPESVRAYIAAHQLYQSS; translated from the coding sequence ATGCCTTTGCAGAAAATAGGGATTTTCGGGGGGGCTTTCAACCCCGTTCATTGGGGCCATCTTGTCGTTGCAGAAACCGCTTTGAGTCAATTTGAACTGGATCAGGTTTTATGGGTCACGACTTACCATCCGTCCCATAAACAGATAAGCAATTTGCTGGAGTTTAAGCATCGGCTTACTATGGTGCAGCGGGCGATCGCCGATCATCCTAATTTCACCACTCCAGCTATCGCCTCAAAACCGGAAGAACCTTCCTATGCGATCTCTACGTTGCTGGAACTTCAGCCTCTTTATCCCCTTACAGAGTGGTACTGGATTATTGGCATCGATGCCTTTCAGAAATTACCTCGGTGGCGAAGTAGTGAAAAAGTTGCGACTCAATGCACCTGGCTAGTTGCCCCCCGCAATCATTTAGATGCCGTAACGGTATGTCAACAGGTTGCCACCCAGCTATCTGCCCATGCCTGGCCATTCCGCTGGCAATTACTCTCAATGCCTCAGATCGAGGTATCCTCTAGCTTAATCCGGCACTATTGCCAGATAGGGCGATCGCTGCGCTATTTAGTTCCCGAATCAGTTAGGGCTTATATTGCTGCCCATCAACTTTACCAAAGTTCGTAG